The nucleotide sequence TCGCGATACTCGACCGTCAACGGGAAGAAGTCGAATCCCGATTTCGGTTCGGTGTCGGCACAGACGGTGGAGATCACCATCGAGTCGGCGAGCCGAACCGTAACGGCTCCGTTCGCCTGCTTCGCCATTCTGCCGCTCTCGATGGTCAGGGTACGGCCACCGATTTCTAACTCTACTGTATACGCCATGCAATTGTTTCCTTACCGCCGCAAACCGAGTCTCGATATGACGTCGCGATAGCTCTCGATGTCGCGATCGGCCAGGTAGTCGAGAAGGCGTCGACGCTGCCCGACCAGCTTCAGCAAGCCGTGCCGGGAGTGAAAGTCCTTCGAGTGATCTTTAAGATGTTCGGTCAAATACGCGATCCGCTCCGTCAACAGCGCGATCTGCACCTCCGGCGAGCCGGTGTCTTTGTCGTGCAGCTTGTGCTTGTCGACGATGTCTGCCTTTTGCTCCTTTGTCAAAGGCATTTTCTCTCTCCTTCAGATAGTATGTTCAGTACGCGTTGTTTGTCGTTCTCAATCTGGCGCACCAGCGCCTCGGTCGAATCGTACTTCCGATTCTCGCGGACGTAGCGAGACGGGTACACGATAATCTCTTCGTCGTAGATGTCCCGGTCGAAGTCGAAAATATTCGCTTCGACCGTCACGCGCGCCGTGGGATTGAAGTGGTTCTGCCCGATAAACATCATCCCGCAATACGACTCGTTTCCCACTTCCACCCAACATGCATAGACTCCGTCGGTCGGCAGCAGTTTGCGATTGGAATAGCGAACGTTGGCGGTCGGGAAGCCGAGCTTGCGCCCCAGCCCGATCCCGCGTTCGACAGTACCGTAGATCGCGTATTCATGTCCCAGCAGGCGCACCGCTTCGCTGAACTGACCTTCGGCCAGCGCGCGACGTATGCGCGAGGAAGAAACCGCTTCGCCGCCGACGATAACCGGCTGTACGACATCGACCTCAAAGCCGTATTGCCCGCCCAGCGTGCGCAGCAGGTCAATCGTCCCGGTGCGATTCCGTCCGAACTGGTGATCGTAGCCGACGATCACCTGCCTGACGCCGACCGTATCCACCAGCACGCGTTTGACAAATTCCTCTGCCGACCAACTCCTCAGCTCGTCGTTGAATTCCAGCACCAGCACTCGACCATCGAGAAAATCCGGTATGAACTTGATCTTCTCCTCTATGGTCGTCAGAAGCATCGGCGGGTCGTGCGGTGTCACAACGACTCTCGGATGCGGATGAAAGGTGACGAGCACCGGCTCGAGTGCGCGCCGCATAGCGCAATCACGCACCCGGCAGAGTATCTCCTGGTGGCCCCGATGAATGCCATCGAAGGTTCCCAATGTGGCCACCGCCCCGTTTTCGTTCGTGCGGGAGTAATTGTGTAATCCGCGAATGAAGCTGGTGGTCAATTCAATACTCTGTCGTACCTAAAAAGTTCTGCATCCGCCGGGCCGTCGCACGCGTCCGAATCGACCTGCGCGCGACCAACCGCGAGACATGTCCCGGCCCGATCTTTCAGGACGACCGTTTCTCCGGCCGCAAACCGGCCGTCGAACCGAACCACGTCGCCATACCGCACGGGCGGACCCTGGACCACGCGTCCGGCAAGTTCGTCCGAAATCTCGATCGCCGCAAACGGCAACACCCGTTCCAGCGGCAGTAAGTGCTTTTCTAACTCGCGGTTAGAGTGCAATTGATTAATATCATTCAAAGTCAAAGACTCGTCAAGAGAGAATACACCAACCCGGGTTCTTTTCAGTGCCGACAGGTACGCTCCACACCCCAGCCGTTGCCCCAGTTCGTCGGCCAGGCTCCTGACGTATGTCCCCTTGCTGCAACGCATTACAATGCTCAAATCGGGCGGTTCCCAGGCGAGCAGATCCAGCCCGTCGATAATCACCGTTCGTACGGGCAGTTCGGCGACGGCCCTGCCCTTCCGGGCCTCTTTATAGAGCGGCCGACCGTCGATTTTGACCGCAGAAAAGGGAGGAACGGTCTGCTGTACCGTCCCGACAAACGTATCAAGTGTCGCCCTGAGAAGACCAGTATCGATCCCCGACACATCGGCGGGTACGGCCGCGTCATCGACGCCTTCCGCATCATAGGTTCGCGAAGAGAGGCCGAGGCGGATGACGGCTTCATACGTTTTGTCCATATCGTTCAGGTAGCGGGAAACTTTTGTTGCACGGCCCAGACAAATCACGAGCAGCCCTTCGGCCAGCGGATCCAGTGTCCCGGTATGTCCGCCGCCCTTCTGATCGATTGCCCGCCGCACGGCGTAGATCGCGTCGTGGCTGCTCATGCCGACCGGTTTGTGCAACAGCAGAATCCCGTGGTACCGCTCACCGGCCATGGATCGCCTTCTTCAGCAACTGCAGCAGCATCTCTCTGGCGCGGGAAACGGGCTGGTTTATGGTACATCCCGCCGCGGCGAAGTGTCCGCCGCCGCCGAACTGCGAGGCAATTTCAGCGACGTTGATCCCGTCCTTGGACCGCAGCGATACTTTTGTCACGCCCCCGTCTACTTCTTTTAGCAGCGCCCCGGCGAGCACGCCGTGACTGTACAGCGTGTAGTCGACCAGCCCTTCCGTCTGTGAGACGTCCGCGCCGGACTCTTTCAGCATCTCCTGTGTGAGATACAGAAGACAGACACGCTGGTCGAAGTGAAATTCGATACTGTTCAAGACACGTCCCGTGAGAATCATGGTCGAGGGCTTCATGTCGAAGTAGACGCGATCCGTGATGCGTCTTGGATCGGCGCCAAGCGCGATAAGCGCGCCGCCGATTTCCATCGTGCGCCGTGTCGTCGCCGGATACCGAAAACGCCCCGTGTCCGTAAGAATGGCCGTATACAGCGACGTCGCCATGCTGGGCGAGATACTCGCGTCAACGGCGTGAAGATACTCGTAGACCATCTCGCCAACCGACGACATGTCTGTTTCGATCCAATTGACAACACCTAACGGCAGGGCGTCCGGGTGGTGATCGATATTCACTATGGTCACTGACGAGTTCAGCAGCCGCCGCGGCTTACCGACCCGTTCGAGTGTCGGGCACTCAAGTATAACGGCGGTGTCGATCGGCGGATCGACCGACAGGGAATCGGTGGGTACGATGGTCTCCACCGACGGAAGGAACTGGTATTTCTCCGGAATGTCCGAATCCCGCAGCAAAACGACCTGTTTGCCGATGGTCCGGAGGTACTCGCCAAACGCGAGCTGGGAGCCGAGCGCGTCGCCGTCCGGATCGAGGTGAGAAACGACCATTACGATCTTTGCGGAGTCGAGCTGCGCTTTGATGCGCCCGATTGTCTCTGATCGCCGCTCAGTCAGATTCGTCGTCTTTTCGTTCACGCTTGATTTCATTAAGAAGCTGTTCGATGCGGATGCTGCCCTCGATGGACTTGTCGAACACAAACCGGAGTTCCGGGACGTGGCGGATACGCAGTTGTCGTCCTATTCTTGCACGGATGTGCGGACTTTCCTGCTGGAGATACGCCGCCAGCTGTTCGCGTTCGGCCTCGCTGCCGAAGCAGGAGTAGAACACCTTGGCATAGCGGAGGTCGTCGGTCAGTTCCACGCGGGTGAAGGTCAGCATACCGGAAATGGGGGGCTGCATGTCCGTCTCGAACAGGTGAGATATATCCCGCAACATCTGGCCGCTGAGACGGTCGGAACGTTTATACTGACGCATCGCCGTACCGTACCGGGTCAGCTCTGAAGCGTGCGCGCCGTTTCGACCAGCTCATACGCCTCGATCACGTCGCCGAGTTTGACATCCTGGAAGTTCTCGATACCGATACCGCACTCGTAGCCTTCCTTGACCTCGCGAGCGTCATCCTTGAAGCGCCGGAGCGAACCGATCGATCCGCTGTACACGATCTTGCCGTCGCGCACCAGCTTGATTCTGTCTTTGCGGTTGATGCGGCCTTCCTTCACGTAGCAGCCCGCGATCAGCCCCACCTTGGGGACACGAAACGTGTTACGCACCTCGGCAGATCCGACCAGATTCTCGGATACTGTCGGCGACAACAGGCCTTCCAGCGCCTTGCGAATATCGCTTTCCGCTTCATAGATGATCGAGTATTGCCGGATATCAACTTTCTCGGTCCTTGCAAGTTCGCGTGCGCGCGTATCCGGAGCGACCTGGAATCCGATAATGACGGCGTCCGACGCTGCCGCCAGAAGAACATCGGACTCCGTAACGGCCCCTACCCCGCTTCGTATGATATGAGTCTTCACTTCGTCGGTGGCGATCTTCCCAAGCGTGTCCGACAACACTTCCACCGAGCCGTCGACATCGCCCTTGATGATAAGCCGGAGTTCCCTGATCTGTCCTTCGCGAATCTGGTCGAAGACTTTCTCGAGGGTAACGGCACCCTGCGGCCTGCGGTGTTCGTATTCGCGCTTGATCTGGCTGCGTCGCAGGGTGATTTCGCGCGCCTCCTGATCGTCATGCACGACGAGGAAGCTGTCCCCTGCCTGAGGGACGCCGGAGAGACCCGTAATCTGTGCGGGAGTCGACGGTCCGATTATCTCCATCTTCTCCTCGCGGTCATTGACCATCGTCCGGATGCGGCCGGAGTACATGCCCGCGACGATAGGATCTCCGATAGCGCACGTTCCGCGCTGGATGAGCACGGTGGCGACCGGACCGCGGCCACGCTCGAGTCGAGAGTCGACTATGACGCCCTGCCCGCGAATGCCGGGATCGGCCTTCAGCTCCAACAGCTCCGCCTGCAGCAACACCATATCGAGCAGTCTGTCGATGCCCTGCCCCGATTTGGCGGAGACTTCGACCATTATCGTTTTGCCACCCCAGGACTCGTCCAGCAGATTATGCTGTGACAACTGGGTGCGCACGTTGTCCGGATTGGCGTTAGGCTTGTCGATTTTGTTGATGGCGACGATTATCGGGACGTTGGCAGCACGCGCGTGATCGATCGCTTCCAGCGTCTGCGGCATCACCGATTCGTCGGCCGCGACAACCAGGATGACGATATCCGTAATCTGCGTCCCGCGCGCCCGCATGGCGGTGAACGCCTCGTGACCGGGCGTATCAAGGAAAACGATGCGCTGGTCATTGTGGTGCACTTCGTACGCCCCGATATGCTGCGTGATCGCGCCGGCTTCACCGGCGACTACGTTGGTGTGCCTGATGTAGTCGAGCAGCGATGTCTTGCCGTGGTCGACATGCCCCATGACGGTGACGACCGGGGCGCGCAATTCGAGTTGATCTTCATGTTCGTCTTCGCGGGCCTCGTCGCCGATGTCGCCGACCTCGCGTGTCTCGAAACCGAACTCGCTGGCCACCATCTGTATCGTGTCCATGTCGAGGCGCTGATTGATTGTGGCCATGGCGCCCATGCCCATGAGTTTGCCGATAACGTCTACCGGCTTTACGTCCATCAGTTTTGCCAACTCGGCAACCGACATGTACTCGTTGATCTCGATGACGTTGCTGTCGTGGTTGTCGGCCTCGTCGAATTCCGATCCGCCGCGACGGTATTTCCGGCGGGCCTTGCCGCCGCTGATGCCGGCCATTGTAGCTTTAAACGCACGCGCGACCTCGGCCTTGTCGACTTCTCGACGCCCCTTTTTGCGGCGACGTTCTTTTTTCTTTTTCTTTTTCTCAATCCGCCGGAGCACACTTGACAGCTTGTCGGTCGAGTCCTTGACCTTGATACCGCCGCTGCTGGTCACCACGGACGCATCGGAAACCGGGCCCTGGCCCTGGACGGCAGGCACTTTCGCCTTGGCCTGGATCTTCTGCTTCATGTCCTTTTTGGCTTCCTGTTTTTCGACGGCGAACTTTTTCTCCACCGCCTCGACCATCTCAGGGGTCGCCACGGACATGTGCGACTTGGGCTCAAACTTCAACTCTTCGAGAATCGTGAGCATAGCGTTCGAGGAAATCTTGTATTCCTTTGCCAGCTCGTAGATGCGTTTAGATTTGCCTGGCACGTGTAACCTCCTCGAATGGTCGCCTGTGTGGTGTATACGCCGGTTCGTGACTGCGGTTCACTCAGGCAGACTCCTTGTCGTCCTCTGGTTCATCCGTTGACTCTTCGTCATCCTCGTCATCCTCATTACCGGCGGCGGCTTCCGGAACATCATCTTCTTCCGTGACATATTCGTCATCCGACGTAAACACATCGTCTACCTTCAGCGGCTGTTCATCGTCGGACGGTTCCTCGGTGGCTTTTTCGGCCGCCCGTGCCGCATCATACTCAGCCTCGAGTTTGCGGACGTACTCCTTGGCCCGCTCAATCAGCGTCTCAGCGGTCTTCTGGCCAAGCCCTTCGATCTTGGTAAGCGTCTCAGCCGAGGCTTCAGCCAGCCGCTGTACGGAACTGATATCCGCCTCAACAA is from Candidatus Zixiibacteriota bacterium and encodes:
- the rpsO gene encoding 30S ribosomal protein S15, whose protein sequence is MPLTKEQKADIVDKHKLHDKDTGSPEVQIALLTERIAYLTEHLKDHSKDFHSRHGLLKLVGQRRRLLDYLADRDIESYRDVISRLGLRR
- a CDS encoding bifunctional riboflavin kinase/FAD synthetase, whose protein sequence is MTTSFIRGLHNYSRTNENGAVATLGTFDGIHRGHQEILCRVRDCAMRRALEPVLVTFHPHPRVVVTPHDPPMLLTTIEEKIKFIPDFLDGRVLVLEFNDELRSWSAEEFVKRVLVDTVGVRQVIVGYDHQFGRNRTGTIDLLRTLGGQYGFEVDVVQPVIVGGEAVSSSRIRRALAEGQFSEAVRLLGHEYAIYGTVERGIGLGRKLGFPTANVRYSNRKLLPTDGVYACWVEVGNESYCGMMFIGQNHFNPTARVTVEANIFDFDRDIYDEEIIVYPSRYVRENRKYDSTEALVRQIENDKQRVLNILSEGERKCL
- the truB gene encoding tRNA pseudouridine(55) synthase TruB, with the translated sequence MAGERYHGILLLHKPVGMSSHDAIYAVRRAIDQKGGGHTGTLDPLAEGLLVICLGRATKVSRYLNDMDKTYEAVIRLGLSSRTYDAEGVDDAAVPADVSGIDTGLLRATLDTFVGTVQQTVPPFSAVKIDGRPLYKEARKGRAVAELPVRTVIIDGLDLLAWEPPDLSIVMRCSKGTYVRSLADELGQRLGCGAYLSALKRTRVGVFSLDESLTLNDINQLHSNRELEKHLLPLERVLPFAAIEISDELAGRVVQGPPVRYGDVVRFDGRFAAGETVVLKDRAGTCLAVGRAQVDSDACDGPADAELFRYDRVLN
- a CDS encoding bifunctional oligoribonuclease/PAP phosphatase NrnA: MNEKTTNLTERRSETIGRIKAQLDSAKIVMVVSHLDPDGDALGSQLAFGEYLRTIGKQVVLLRDSDIPEKYQFLPSVETIVPTDSLSVDPPIDTAVILECPTLERVGKPRRLLNSSVTIVNIDHHPDALPLGVVNWIETDMSSVGEMVYEYLHAVDASISPSMATSLYTAILTDTGRFRYPATTRRTMEIGGALIALGADPRRITDRVYFDMKPSTMILTGRVLNSIEFHFDQRVCLLYLTQEMLKESGADVSQTEGLVDYTLYSHGVLAGALLKEVDGGVTKVSLRSKDGINVAEIASQFGGGGHFAAAGCTINQPVSRAREMLLQLLKKAIHGR
- the rbfA gene encoding 30S ribosome-binding factor RbfA produces the protein MRQYKRSDRLSGQMLRDISHLFETDMQPPISGMLTFTRVELTDDLRYAKVFYSCFGSEAEREQLAAYLQQESPHIRARIGRQLRIRHVPELRFVFDKSIEGSIRIEQLLNEIKRERKDDESD
- the infB gene encoding translation initiation factor IF-2, whose protein sequence is MPGKSKRIYELAKEYKISSNAMLTILEELKFEPKSHMSVATPEMVEAVEKKFAVEKQEAKKDMKQKIQAKAKVPAVQGQGPVSDASVVTSSGGIKVKDSTDKLSSVLRRIEKKKKKKERRRKKGRREVDKAEVARAFKATMAGISGGKARRKYRRGGSEFDEADNHDSNVIEINEYMSVAELAKLMDVKPVDVIGKLMGMGAMATINQRLDMDTIQMVASEFGFETREVGDIGDEAREDEHEDQLELRAPVVTVMGHVDHGKTSLLDYIRHTNVVAGEAGAITQHIGAYEVHHNDQRIVFLDTPGHEAFTAMRARGTQITDIVILVVAADESVMPQTLEAIDHARAANVPIIVAINKIDKPNANPDNVRTQLSQHNLLDESWGGKTIMVEVSAKSGQGIDRLLDMVLLQAELLELKADPGIRGQGVIVDSRLERGRGPVATVLIQRGTCAIGDPIVAGMYSGRIRTMVNDREEKMEIIGPSTPAQITGLSGVPQAGDSFLVVHDDQEAREITLRRSQIKREYEHRRPQGAVTLEKVFDQIREGQIRELRLIIKGDVDGSVEVLSDTLGKIATDEVKTHIIRSGVGAVTESDVLLAAASDAVIIGFQVAPDTRARELARTEKVDIRQYSIIYEAESDIRKALEGLLSPTVSENLVGSAEVRNTFRVPKVGLIAGCYVKEGRINRKDRIKLVRDGKIVYSGSIGSLRRFKDDAREVKEGYECGIGIENFQDVKLGDVIEAYELVETARTLQS